In Vibrio hippocampi, the following are encoded in one genomic region:
- a CDS encoding ATP-dependent zinc protease family protein, producing the protein MEDKMIIGNLELCSLPELGIHDLEVRIDTGAKTSSLHVDNLQRFRRDGKVYVQYDLHPDIYHLEQVVHCESLVHDSRRIKSSNGDSEQRCVIQTLFRLGDKEWPIEITLSNRQDMTYMMLLGREAMINRVFVDPSRTFIVDN; encoded by the coding sequence ATTGAAGATAAAATGATCATAGGTAACCTCGAACTGTGCAGCTTGCCTGAGTTGGGGATACACGATCTTGAAGTGCGCATTGACACTGGAGCGAAGACCTCTTCGCTTCATGTTGATAACTTACAACGCTTTAGACGTGACGGTAAAGTGTATGTGCAGTACGACCTACACCCAGATATTTACCACCTAGAGCAGGTCGTTCATTGCGAATCTTTAGTTCACGATTCTCGTCGAATTAAGTCATCGAACGGCGATTCTGAGCAGCGTTGCGTTATCCAAACCTTGTTCCGTTTGGGTGATAAAGAGTGGCCGATTGAGATCACGCTCAGTAACCGACAGGATATGACCTATATGATGTTGTTGGGACGTGAGGCAATGATCAATCGGGTGTTTGTTGATCCGAGCCGAACTTTTATTGTCGATAATTAA